The segment TATGAATTTCATTATGGCGTGcttttatgtatatatgttGAAATAATTGTCCTTGGCTGTTATATTGATTGTTTAAAGTATTTGCAGGTTGACTTAAACAGAGCAGGAGTCCCTTTGCTTGAGATTGTTTCTGAACCTGACATGAGAACTGGGATTGAGGCTGCGGAGTATGCTGCAGAATTGCAGAGGTTGGTTCGATATTTGGGTGTAAGTAATGGAAACATGCAAGAAGGTTCGCTTCGGTGTGATGTGAATGTCTCGGTTCGTCCTATTGGGCAGTCACAGTTCGGAACAAAGGTAGCTTAGTTCTCTCAAAAGTATTGTTTTGAAGACACGTAAGTGTTTCATGATTTGGTATGTAGTCTCAGTAGTATGACCCTGCAAGAATATTGTTGAAACCTTGCAAGTTTTGAAGCATCTTTTGATTGGATGAAATGACTCGATCATCGTCTTTTCCCCTGTCATTAAGTTTTAGTTGGATGAGTGGTTGAGGCTCAATTATTCTTTGGCTTCTTTATAAATATCAACAACCAATGATTACCTACTTTGATTCGATTATTATGGCTGTTGAAAGTGAGAAGTTGTGGGGAAGGAGGTCACACATTGATTTGggagggaacgaaacattgtttataagggtgtggaaacatctccctagatagtagacgcgttttaaaaactgtgtggggaagcttgaaagggcaagctcaaagaggacaatatctactggcggtgggcttgggctgttacaaatggtatcagagccagacaccgggcgatgtgccagtgaggagactgagccccaaaggggttggacacgaggcggtgtgcgaGCAAGGACGccgggccccgaaggggggtggattgggaggtcccacaccgattggagaaggaaacgagtgccagcgaggacgctgggccccgaaggggggtggagtgtgagatcctacattgattggggaggagaacgaaacattctttataagggcgtggaaacctctccctagatagtagacgcattttaaaaaccttaggggaaactcgaaaggaaagcccaaagaggacaatatctacaagcggtgggcttgggccctTACAAAGGAACTATTTGTGAAGGGGTAGTCTAAATGTGAGGATTCAGGCTTCTCGATCTTTGAGTTTTCTATTAAGTTTATGTCTTTCTTTCAACCAAGAACCAACTGATTGCATTGTGCAgtcttattatatatttaatcacACATTGATTTGCAGGTGGAGATAAAAAACTTGAACTCATTTTCATCAGTGAGCAGAGcaattgattttgaagtttcAAGACAAGTGCTTCTCCACAGTCAAGGCCAAAGTGATCAAATTGTACAGGAAACCAGACTCTGGGAAGAAGGCGCTCAGGTTTTTCGTACTTTTTTCGTACACTAGATTATCATCGGCATAACTTATgatgatttctttttattattgtcaACTCATGTGCTCACCTGTGTATTATTGCTTAGAAAACAATTACaatgaggaaaaaggaaggaCTTTCTGATTATCGATATTTTCCAGAGCCTGATCTTCCAGAAGTCATCCTCACAAAAGAATACGTTGAGAATATCGGTGATTCTTTGCCTGAACTTCCCGAAACGAAGCGTAGAAGATACGAGAGTATGGGACTGAGCATGCAGGACGTGCTTTTCCTGGCAAATGACATTAGTGTGAGTTACCAGAGAATTTATACACACTCAATAAGTTGGTTTTGGGTATTGCAATGAGGTTATTATAATGGCAACCATTATTTGATTACCTCTAAAAACACCTTGTAGAAAGGTGGGAGAGCAATAGCTTTCACGGGAAGTTTCTGGCTTCAAAggaattttcttaaaaagaagGGAGCAAATGTTCGCAGCAAGTAGATGCAAAAAAAAGTACTTTTTAGTTGAATTAGAAGGAATGCCCTTAGCTGTTACCCGTTCCCTAcgtttgtgagatcctatattggttggagaggagaacaaaacaatccttattagggtgtgaaaacctctccctagcaaacgcgttttaaaacactaaaggaaagcccggaagggaaagtctaaagaagacaatatctactagcggtaggcctgagctgttacaaatggtattagagccagatatcgggcggtgtgccagcgaggacgctgggcccccaagggggtggattgtgagttcccacattggttggagaggagaacgaaacattccttataagggtgtgaaacttctccctagcaaacacgttttaaaactttgaagggaagcccgggagggaaagtttaaagaggacaatatctgctagtggtgggcctgagctgttacaaatggtatcagagccagacatcaggcagtgtgccagcgaggacgctgggcccccaatggggtggattgcgagtgcccacattggttggagaggagaacgaaacattccttataagggtgtggaaacctctccatagcagacacgttttaaaaccttgaagggaagcccggaaggaaaagtccaaagaggacagtatctgctagcggtgggcttgggcttgggcttgggctgttacggCCTTTTGTGTCCTTGAGTTATGGAAAGTTATAAGGAAAACAAGCCaagttcaaatgaaaattgattagttTTGCACTTTCTCAGTAACTTTGGCTGCATGACATCGTAGGTGGCTGAGTTTTTTGATGCAACTATTGCAAAGGGGGCCGAAGTGAAGCTGGCTGCCAATTGGATAATGGGTGATATTGCTGCCtacatgaaaaatgagaagttGGCTATAAATGACATAAAGCTCACTCCCCAAGAGCTTGCTGAATTGATCGCTTCGATAAAAGGCGGTACTATTAGCGGAAAGATCGGGAAAGAGGTAAGTTTTTCTTCTTGCATAAGGAGTTCTGTAAAATGTTCTTTAAAGTGTTACTGGTACCTTAAATTTGTTGATTGGTTCTAGTCTAAATGTTAACATCTCTTATTgatgcattttcttttcatatgcTGTATAGATTCTTTTCGAGTTGCTAGCTAAAGGTGGAACTGTAAAGGGGATGATTAAAGAAAAGGATTTGGTTCAGGTAATTTGCTTAATCTAAAAAATCCATATTCTTGTTataagtccaccactagcaaatattgtccactctggCCTGTTACAAATCgtcattagcctcacgattttaaaacgcgtttgctaggtagaggtttccataccttgTAAGCAAtacttcgtttccctctccaaccgatgtgggatctcacaatccaccccctttgggcgtccagcgttcttgctggcacattgcctggtgtctggctctgatccCATAAAAGTAAGTAATCTCACACAACGAGAATTGACGTTGTCCCGGTTGTTCTACATAAAACAATAACAACACACGTGCTCCactatcagagccagacaccgggcggtgtgccaacgaggatgttgggtctaaagggggatggattgtgagatcccacattggttggtgaGGGGAATGAAtgattccttataagggtgtggaaacctctccctggtagacgcgttttaaaatcgtaaggctGATAACAacacgtaacgggccaaagcggacaatatctgctagcggtaggcttaggctgttacactTGGCTTCAAGTATCTTTCATGTTATCGTTACTTGAGCTTGCCTCATCGTGTGGCtaaattgattgttttttagacttttaCTTCCACTCGAGAATAATTCATGTTGTGTAGCATTGCTCAATGAAATTAGTTCATCAATTTTTGCTTTTAACAATGGTATACTGCTGCTCGGTTTCTCTCAAAAGATATACTAGCATAGTAACCTCAGCAAGGTTTATGTAATTCAATAACAAGATTGAGCCTTGGACTAGAATATCTTAGACTAATTGTTAAAAGGAATGAAGGCAATGGATATCTGGTTCATAGTTTTACTTGATAACGACACTAGGATACGAATAACAAACCGAAAGGATCATCGTTTCTGGCTGTTCTGTAAATGGCAGATTGCAGATCCTGCTGAGATAGAAAGAATGGTGGAAAAGGTATTGACAGAGAATCCGAAGCAGCTCGAGCAATATCGCGGTGGCAAAACCAAGCTGCAAGGCTTTTTTGCTGGCCAGGTGAAGGCGAATCCTAGTCGAAACTTAATTTATCACGATCATAAATCTGCCCTTGCTCGTTCGTGTTCTTCCTCGCTCACGTATTTAAACAATAATCTCCTTTTTCAGGTAATGAAAGCATCCAAAGGAAAAGCAAATCCTGGGCTTCTAAATAAGATCCTCCTTGAGAAACTGAATGCCAAAAGCTGATGATTTTGTTCAACGGGTACGTATAATTCGTCGAGTTGCTCGAGACGACGGTTAGTGTGTAAAATATTGAACCAGAATTTGATCTTGTTCTTTCCTTCAAGGTCTTCAGTACTCAAATGAAGAGGAACAGGGAGAGCTGCAGAATTGCTTCAACTCTGATAAATTTTTGCTGAAATTTCCTCTGacgaattttttttagaataaaatataattttttgcatttttttactattttaaatgTAGAAACGTGTCGGTGTCAATTGGATCGAAAGAGCTAACCCTTCATTCAAACGCTCACTTATTATCCCTTATTTTCTTAgtgaaaaattggaaaagacATCTCTTCATCACGAGATTGATCCGATGATAACTTCTAGCTTAAGTATGATTCAAGCCTCCGTCTTAatgaatatattaattgataatCATTGCAGCTTTCTCTAGACCTCTGAgaaaagcatgaaaaaaaaaggctcaAATTATACGATCCCTTCGTCTTAGAATTTGATTTTCCAATTATTCACTTTAACAAAGAGATAGTGTGATTTTTTTGGAGCCAATCCGAGGCTAGAGTCAGCTTAGAATGAAGAGGACGATCCTAATGTTGTGTTGGCAAAGCCAACTTCTTCGGTTGCGGGCAGGAAAGAGAGGACATGGGGTCTCGAGATGCTGCATCCCCTGCACCTCATTAAAGATCATATTGGCAACTGATTtaactcctttttcttttgttttcatcgTCTCCAATCATACTGATTGGAGATTGACATCAAGTACGCATGGCCCTTATGGGCCGGACAACATGCATGCTACAATGACAATTACAATGAAAATTAAGGTATCAAGTATGCATGGCCCTTATAGGCCGGACAACATGCATGTTACAATGACAATTACAATGGAAATTAAGGTTGTAAGGTGCCCTTATGGGCTGGACAATGGAAATTAAGGTTGTAAGGTGGAGCGAATCCATAAACATGGTCTCTGTTCTAATTGTTCTCTACAACTTAGAACATAAAGTTGAAATCATTGAAATCACATATGAGCGTGTCGTCGTGAGTATGTACCCAAGCCCTTATACACACCGCCCGTCTCAGCTAGTGGTGTACATGTACCTAGGCCCTTATACACACCGCCCGTAACCGCCAATCACCAACAATTACATATCAACCAGCAAAacgaaacaaaatttattaacgATAATAACTTGAAAGCCACAAACTTCTCATTTAGCAGCAGATTGCAACAAACAAAGCTCCATAGATATCAATCAAAGTGTTGTTCCCTTATGTACAGTATGAGAAAGCATCCACCCAAAGTATACACTTTTGTATGGTAAAATCATATGGCCTATCAAACCTCCCAAAACAAAACCCCAAAACACCAAAACTAAAGccaacaaagaaacaaaaaaccacAGCAATCCATTTCTCATTCTCTTTTCTACTTCTTTTCTCTAGTCAAACTGTGCATTTTTCACGTTTGGGTATATCTAGGACGTACCCGAGCCGAGCCATATAGTAGCGGTTTTCAGATAGGCTTGCTCCTTTGTTTCgctttcttgtcttgagatctTGGTGCTGCAATGAAGCTAGATTTAGGAAACATGTAAAACGAGCACAAGATAGGAAATCGAGTGCAGGAAGAGCTTATTGAATACCTAGTCCTTTGGCTTCAGACGTCCTCATTATGCGAAGCCTTCGAACAGAGCTCAAAAACATCCTAATCATGAACATATGGTAAGAACAACGTAAAAGTGGgattgtaacaacccagacCCAcggctagcatatattgtcctctttgagctttccctcaaagctttaaaacgcgtatgttaggggaaggtttccacaccgttataaaggatgttttgttctcctccccaaccaatgtgggacatcacagagACACAGTTCAAATGTTTAAAACATAGCAAGACTTAAGAAACAAGAGCCAACAATACATTGATCTAGACAATTGAGATCAGATACATAAACGTTCCTCTCAAATCTCGAACCGTTTAGTAAGTTATCTTCCTCGTTCGTAAGACATAATAGACTAAACTCCATGAACTAAAGGGAACTAAGCATGCCAATTTTCATCAAACTAGCTCAGCTTTTAGAACCAAGAGTCAAAACCGTGCATCCGGGCATCGATATAGCTGATCATAACCCGACATAGATATTAGATCTAGACTACAAAGAAACATACCTCCAAGGGACATCTCCAACAAGCATCCAATCCCCCTCTCTATCTTCATATGTAAGCACAAACTCAGAGGATCCATCCAAAAGCTTAGACAGTTTCTGTCCTTGTTCTTTGTCTCCACTTTTCCCTGAAGAACAGCATGACAATACAAATAAATCAAagcaaaaaatgaagatatttGTTCCTGGAAATTTCAAGAGCTAACCATTGGACTTGAAGAACATGTCCTCCAGCATAAGGGCCAAGGTCTCATAGCAAGAATGGGCATTGATATCCACTTTCCTCCCTATGACAACCCCATCGACATTCACTTTGACAAATCCTAGGTGCCCTTTTCCATCAACATCACATGTTTTGTTGTCCTTGGACTGCTCATCTTCCTCAGCCCTGGCTGTCTTTGCTTGGTTCACCAAGCTGTTCATCCTGTATGTCCTAATGGGTGGCCATCCCACAACCTGACTGcttcaattttcaaacaaagattTACAACAAGCTCATCAGAAAACAGAAAACGACTCAAAAGTCTAAATTAATCCATCGTTTTTtcggttaggaatcacgactcttcacaatggtatgatattgtccactttgagcataagctctcgtggttttgtttttggtttctccaaaatacctcataccaatagcgATATATTCCTaaccatcctcaacaatctcccctcgaacaaagtacacgatagagcctctcctgagGTCTATGTAGCTCTCAAagagtctccccttaatcgagactcgactcctttctctagagctcaaagtacaccatttgttcgacacatgagtcactcttgactacaccttcgaggctagcaatttctttgtttgacacttgagaattctattgacatggctaagttagataccatgttagaaatcacgaacctcTACAATggcatgatattgtccactttgagcaatAGCTCTCatgtttttgcttttggtttccccaaaaattCCTCATACTATTGCATATCTATTCCTAATCATTCttaacaatcctcccctcgaacaaagtacaccatagagccttcCCTGAGGTCTatgtagccctcgaacaacctccccttaattgaggctcgactcctttctctagagcactcgaacaaagtacaccctttgttcgatacatgagtcacttttgactacactttcgagactagcaatttctttgttcgacacttgaggattctattaacatgtctaagttaagggcatgactctaatactatgttaagaatcacaaacctccacaatggcatgatattgtccactttgagcataagctctcatgctttggacttcccaaaaagtctcatgccaatggagacgcattcctcacttataaacccatgatcgttacctaaattagccaacatCGGGCTCCCTTACAACAATCTTAATTTCAGTAAATTTGTAGCTataagaacaaacaaaaggGGATAACCAGAACTAACTTGAGAGCAGTGGGGGATCCTCCATCATTAGGAGCAGAATCAGCAGCTCGTTTAGTCCCAGAAACAGCAACAGAACCATTACCCTCTCTTCCATGGAAgcaagaagaggaagaacaagaagaaacagaagagCCACCAAGAACAGGGAAATCCCGAGCAGTCAAAATCCGACCACGCTCACCCCAAGTACCACCGCTAACCTTCCCGCAGCCGCCAACGGCTAAACCAAGGCCCAATTCAAGGCCAGAGGAGGCAGGACAAGGAGATGGCTCAATCGGAATCTTACCCACAAAATCTCTCTCACAAATCTCCATTCTAGACTCATTTGGATCGTTAATGGCGGACCCAGAAACAGACCCACCAACGCCAGAAGTGCGGAAAAGGCCCAAAGTACATTCCATCGAAGAAACAACGAATTAGAGAGGGACGGTTACAGAGAATGGAAGAAGGCGAGGGGATTAAGAAGGTattgaaaaacagaggaaaggATGAAAAACAGAGCACAGAGAGAAGAAGCGATGGGGTCAGGATGTCTGGTGGTGCGCCTACCACTCATACCAGTAATCCATGCTTCCTCTTTTCCCCGACAACAATCATATTCCTTTATTCTAACAAACccattaattaataacaaaacatttcatttaatctttatattccaataattaattttaaaattttcattttatccaTCCGAGTTCAAGTCTCGATAGAATCAAATGAATATGCTTATTTAACAATATCGAACCCTCGAGTAtgcatattaatatatttatatag is part of the Cucurbita pepo subsp. pepo cultivar mu-cu-16 chromosome LG12, ASM280686v2, whole genome shotgun sequence genome and harbors:
- the LOC111807725 gene encoding glutamyl-tRNA(Gln) amidotransferase subunit B, chloroplastic/mitochondrial-like — its product is MAFAAVRCIRSQSLLLHPAALFTQRRKVMYFSVKASQSQTATQGKKRPTAISPHFDKQIIDQISKNYEAIIGIETHVQLSTFTKAFCSCPYNYGSSPNTNICPICMGLPGALPVLNSKVIEFAVKLGLALNCSLSFSSKFDRKQYFYPDLPKGYQISQFDIPIASSGYIDLDLPLEYGGGHRRFGITRVHMEEDAGKLLHSESGSYSQVDLNRAGVPLLEIVSEPDMRTGIEAAEYAAELQRLVRYLGVSNGNMQEGSLRCDVNVSVRPIGQSQFGTKVEIKNLNSFSSVSRAIDFEVSRQVLLHSQGQSDQIVQETRLWEEGAQKTITMRKKEGLSDYRYFPEPDLPEVILTKEYVENIGDSLPELPETKRRRYESMGLSMQDVLFLANDISVAEFFDATIAKGAEVKLAANWIMGDIAAYMKNEKLAINDIKLTPQELAELIASIKGGTISGKIGKEILFELLAKGGTVKGMIKEKDLVQIADPAEIERMVEKVLTENPKQLEQYRGGKTKLQGFFAGQVMKASKGKANPGLLNKILLEKLNAKS
- the LOC111807314 gene encoding auxin-responsive protein IAA13-like isoform X2; translated protein: MECTLGLFRTSGVGGSVSGSAINDPNESRMEICERDFVGKIPIEPSPCPASSGLELGLGLAVGGCGKVSGGTWGERGRILTARDFPVLGGSSVSSCSSSSCFHGREGNGSVAVSGTKRAADSAPNDGGSPTALNQVVGWPPIRTYRMNSLVNQAKTARAEEDEQSKDNKTCDVDGKGHLGFVKVNVDGVVIGRKVDINAHSCYETLALMLEDMFFKSNGKSGDKEQGQKLSKLLDGSSEFVLTYEDREGDWMLVGDVPWRMFLSSVRRLRIMRTSEAKGLAPRSQDKKAKQRSKPI
- the LOC111807314 gene encoding auxin-responsive protein IAA13-like isoform X1, encoding MECTLGLFRTSGVGGSVSGSAINDPNESRMEICERDFVGKIPIEPSPCPASSGLELGLGLAVGGCGKVSGGTWGERGRILTARDFPVLGGSSVSSCSSSSCFHGREGNGSVAVSGTKRAADSAPNDGGSPTALNSQVVGWPPIRTYRMNSLVNQAKTARAEEDEQSKDNKTCDVDGKGHLGFVKVNVDGVVIGRKVDINAHSCYETLALMLEDMFFKSNGKSGDKEQGQKLSKLLDGSSEFVLTYEDREGDWMLVGDVPWRMFLSSVRRLRIMRTSEAKGLAPRSQDKKAKQRSKPI